The region TCATTCCCCACCGAGCGATCCGCCTCTCCCGACGGAAAGAACTATTTCGACGCCTTAGCATGGTTTCGTACGGGATCACACGGAGGCGGAGATGACAACGGCGGAGAAATCCTTGCGCGTGCTGGTTGACAAGTGGTTTGGCGCGACAGGCGTACGTCTTGTGCGTGTTCGGCTTCGTCGTCTCCCGGGGGCCAACGCGGCACGCTGTATTTGCGTCGAGATCCAACGACCAGCCGGTGCACTTACGGTGTTTTTCTTCCGTCACCACGATGGTAGCTGGCAAGTGTTTCCGCCGGAGACGATCCGGCCTGCTATGAGCCTTGACCGGCTTGACGACAGGCGCATGCAGTCGAGTGCACTGGACATCTCACCGGATCTTTCACGTGCTCTTGAAGTACTCCGGGCCATGACCTTGCCTTCAAAGTCTTCGAGCACCTATTGCGGGCCGGAATCGACGCGCCATTTCGTGTCTTTCATATAAATTACAACCTGGATTTTGTTTGTTGTTGATAATTTACATTATGTAAAATTGATAAGGCGAAAAGATTGTGCTGCCCTTCGTCGTCGATAGTGCTCGTACGTAAAGTTGTCATGTAAGGCTACCCAATCGCGTCCCGAAAATGACAATCCACGTTTTTCGTACTGCGCGGACAGCTTTACGTCTTTTTCGCGTTCCAGAAATTTCAAGCGCTTTGTGCGGATACTTTTGCGTAGTCGCAGCCGATACGTGCTCAATTCTGGCGCTCCATGCTGTCGCTGCTCATCGGTTTTTTCCGGATCCGGCTTTTCGAGCATCCATCCAAGCCAACCATCCGCGGCGATATGCCCGGGCGTCAGCCAAAGCATGGTGAAGCCTTTGATCGGTTTCATAGTAAGCGGCGACAGACCGGTCATAGACCGTCGTATCGATCAACGGCCGCAGATCAAAATAGGCTGACGCCAGATTAACGGGACGTGGCGAACCGAGCAAACCGAGCAAGAAATTGAAGTCTGTTGCTGAATCGCACGCCACTTGCACCTTGCGTGGAGAATCTGCAAGCCACGCACGTAGTTCAGCCCGGGCTTGTACAGTTGCACGGCATGGGCCGTCGACAAGCGGCAGGACCTCTCGTTTTACGAATTCGGTGCAATCAGCTACGCGCCATGTATCAGCAATCTCCACGTAGAACTCACGCTTTCCGCCTTCTGTCACGAGCGCCAGACTTATGAGTTGCGGAGCGGCTTGCTCATATCCTGTGTACTCGGTATCTAGAAAGAGCAGCATATTTGGCGAGATTTTGCGTTTCCACAGCCCGGCGAAAGCATACGACGCATGTTCCTGTCATCCGGGTGCCCTCTTCCCTATTCTCGGAATTCCCCAGGTGGCATGGTTTTACGCGTACTTTACGCTGACCATAGGTGTCGCGAACGCGGTATCAAAAGAGTTACGCTCCCGTATCCTATGCCCTCAACGAATCTCAGGAAATGACTCTGTACCTTGAAATCCAGGAGGAACTGGACGAGATCAAGGATGGCGTGGTCGGCACGTGGCTTGACCTCAAAGGACTCTTTGCTTTCAAAGGGCGGCAACAACTCGGATCGCAGTGCGGCGTCAGCCATGGTCAGACCTCAGTCCGGCGAGGCCGGGCGAAGAGTTTACCGCGCCACCTTTGGTTTTCAGGAGGCAGTTTTGCCCGCCAATTCCGAAGCCCGCGCTAACTTGGAAGCGTGTATCAGGCCGAAAGCCGCTTGCTGACGGTGATCACATAATCTACACGCACCGGGGCGGTAACCTATGGCAAAGACGAGTCACTGCCAAAGAGGTCCGCTCGATCCAGCGTCGCGCGGCCGAGCACGATGGGCGCATCGTCACCATCGGACAATCCGGCAGGTTTCGGCGTGGACCAGCCGTTCGGATGACGACGTTGTGGGATGAGCGAGCGGCAACTATTGGCCGAACCCGGAAGCCCAATCAAGCGGTCAGCCCTCCTTTCGCATCTGTCAAGCTGGGTGTAGCAGTTTGCCCGAGAACAGCGCCCCCAGAAGTAGCTCAGTTTTGGATGTTTTCCTCGCAATCTTCCCAGTACCTCAGCGGGTCGTGATGTTGTGGATAGCGTAAGTTAAGCCACGCTGACAGCCTGGTCCAATCTGGATGGTTGGTACCAGTTTGAGCAGACCAGGTCGACGACCTCTCAAGAATTTGACCGTTCCCGCGATCACGAACAAGCAAGCTGCCTAGTCCGCTTGAACTGTTCGCCTGTGCCTCAACCAGATACCGCGGCAGAATCCTGAGTTCAGCATCCTTGGCCCACCCGTATAAGGCGCGGACCACGCCGGACGGATCTCGCAACTCTATGGGGCCGCTTTCTGGGCGAACGGCGGTCCATCCTTCAGGAAACTCGGCGACAACCTCGTTTTTACCCTCCCTCACCCACTTCACGCGCCATGCCCGCGCCATCGCCTCGCGCATGCGAGAGACCGACTCGTAGCCGGCCGGCAACTCGATCGCCATCGGAAGAGTAATGAGGTTGTCTTTCCAGAGTTTGGTTTCGTCGTCGACGCGCTCGACCACGTCGAATACCCCTGCTTCGAATGGGTTCTCGGGCCGGCTCGATACTCTCACGTTCCCTTCGGGCAGACCCTCGAAAAGGCGCTCGGCATCATGGCGGGTAAGTTTGGTCTTTCCTTTCTTCATTGCTCTCTCTGCAGCAAAGTTGTCTCGCTAACGCCTAGCCCTAATGACTGAAGTCGGGCGCGACTTCCTCTCACGCGCGATTGAAGGCGCTCACGATCCTATTCTGCGCTATTCGCTTGTTCCCGGCTTGCGCGGCGGCAATGGCACGGCTTGTGCCGCGTCCCTGCGGCGGATATCGGATGGATCGATCCACGCCATGTACGACCGGACCACTCCCTTAGCTGCCCCTGGATGTGCAACCGGGTGACCGGCGGAAATGGGTCCGGCAAGCGCCGGTCGCGGACATCACGGGTTGTACTCATGAACCGCAAGCGCTGGCGGCCGGTCTGATCGCGGGTTTCTCAACGGCCGGCTGAACATGCCTTGCCAGCGGAGGTCCAACTTATTGTTGTCTTCGACAGGGTTGGGCCATGTCCCGCGCTTCGTTTGTCCACGCTCACGCCGCCCACGCCGATTGGCGGGTGGCTCTCGCCGAGTGCCAGAGGCAAATTCAAACCCAAATTGCGGCCCGTGCGGCGCAGCTTGACGAATCCGCTCCGTTCACGCTCGGCTGGTGTTACGTGAGCGACTATTACGCACCCGCGTCCGAGGCGATCCTCGACGAACTGCACCGGGGTCAGCCAGGCGTCGCCTGGGTCGGTACGGTCGGTGTCGGTGTGGCCGCCAGCGGCATCGAATACATCGACGAACCGGCCCTGGTGCTGATGGTCGCGCCACTGCCACGGGAATCATTCCGGCTATTCTCCGGCCGGCAGCCACTGCCTGCGACATCCTCCGGGTTCGTGGCCCATACCGCGCTGGTCCATGCCGAGGGCAGCACGCCGGACGTGCAAGAATTGCTGCACGAACTGAGCGCCCGCACGACCACGGGTTATCTCTTCGGCGGCCTATCCTCGGCGCGAAACCGTCCGCTGCACATGGCGGATGGCGTGTTCACCGGGGGAATGTCCGGCGTGCTCTTCGGCCCCGAGGTCGGTCTGATCTCACGCGTGACGCAGGGCTGCCAGCCCATCGGGCCGGTGCGCACCATCACCCAGGCCCAACACAATCTGGTGGGCACGCTGGACGGCAAGCCCGCACTCGATTGCGTGTTGCGAGATCTTGGACTCGACCGGGATCTGCCAATCGATGCGTTGTCGCAGGCGCTGTCTACCACCCTGGCGGGCTTGAGCACCGGCGCCGAGGACGTGCCGAAATGGCCTGGAAAGTTCGGCGCGGATACACTCGTGCGGCACCTGGTGGGCGTGGATACCCAGCACCGGGTCCTGGCGATTGCGGATCGGGTCGAGCCCGGCATGCATCTGGCCTTTTGCACGCGCAACCCCGAGGCTGCCCGGGTCGATCTGGTGCGCATTGCAACGGAAATCCGATCGGAACTGGAAAGCGGCACGGCGGGGCACATGTCGGGCGCCCTGTATGTCAGTTGCTCGGGACGGGGCGGGCCGCACTTCGGAGCGCGGCATGCGGAGTTGCAGACGGTGCGAAATGCCCTAGGCGAGGTACCGCTGGTGGGATTCTTCGCCGGCGGCGAGATTGCAAGGAATCACCTTTACGGCTACACCGGCGTATTGACGGTCTTTACGAGCCCGGACTGAGGCTCCGGACGGTTCTGATTTTCGCCATAGCACGAAGAATATCCATACTGCGTTCATCCACAACAGCCATTCGTACGCCGCCCTGACAGATTCATGCACGCCCTTTTCAAACCATGGCTTGTCAATGACGCGTTTGGCGACCCAGGTCTATATGTAGACTTTTGCGAAGAACGGCGTGCCCTCCTTTTCGATCTTGGCGATATCTCCAGGTTGTTGCCCTGCCAACTGCTGCGTTTGTCACATGTGTTTGTTACCCATACGCACATGGACCATTTTTCCGGCTTCGATCGTCTCTTGCGCGTGATGCTCGGGCGCA is a window of Paraburkholderia sp. IMGN_8 DNA encoding:
- a CDS encoding FIST C-terminal domain-containing protein, encoding MSRASFVHAHAAHADWRVALAECQRQIQTQIAARAAQLDESAPFTLGWCYVSDYYAPASEAILDELHRGQPGVAWVGTVGVGVAASGIEYIDEPALVLMVAPLPRESFRLFSGRQPLPATSSGFVAHTALVHAEGSTPDVQELLHELSARTTTGYLFGGLSSARNRPLHMADGVFTGGMSGVLFGPEVGLISRVTQGCQPIGPVRTITQAQHNLVGTLDGKPALDCVLRDLGLDRDLPIDALSQALSTTLAGLSTGAEDVPKWPGKFGADTLVRHLVGVDTQHRVLAIADRVEPGMHLAFCTRNPEAARVDLVRIATEIRSELESGTAGHMSGALYVSCSGRGGPHFGARHAELQTVRNALGEVPLVGFFAGGEIARNHLYGYTGVLTVFTSPD